The following coding sequences lie in one Haematobia irritans isolate KBUSLIRL chromosome 3, ASM5000362v1, whole genome shotgun sequence genomic window:
- the LOC142229957 gene encoding uncharacterized protein LOC142229957: MKYFLGLFFVVALVALQTINAVKVCVIRVNNCGTTNVCGRMGGSNLCQKFENNCGLEAANCEDGPGYTAVNSSLCTNIALNQRRTCGGSSTSSSSGGFSGGLWSKLLGGSSSKPIVTPIIITRNG, from the exons atgaaatattttctaggaTTATTTTTCGTCGTGGCTTTGGTTGCCTTACAGACCATCAATGCTGTAAAAGTATGCGTAATACGAGTCAACAATTGTGGTACAACTAATGTTTGTGGACGTATGGGAGGTTCGAATCTATGCCAGAAATTCGAAAATAATTGTGGTCTAGAGGCAGCCAATTGTGAAGATGGTCCTG GTTATACAGCTGTCAATAGCAGCTTATGCACTAACATAGCTCTTAATCAACGACGCACTTGTGGTGGATCATCTACATCCTCTTCTTCAGGAGGTTTTTCGGGAGGTCTGTGGTCAAAATTACTTGGTGGTAGTAGCTCTAAACCAATTGTAACCCCTATTATCATTACTAGAAATGGTTAG